A single region of the Silene latifolia isolate original U9 population chromosome 8, ASM4854445v1, whole genome shotgun sequence genome encodes:
- the LOC141594670 gene encoding uncharacterized protein LOC141594670 translates to MTVTSYYGKLRSLWDSLVVHEPPFACKCGKCDCGIGPAAIKRLDNERLHQIFMGLDPSLYGHIRSQQFQQDPLPTLNRAYNIVLQEERLRTTTATPDVTEVAAFHMSSPGSNVDWRVLRDKEHGERHQKLCSHCNTRGHDISTYFFKTLKFPDWWGDRPRTLAEYRRSRSRGGGSGSGFSGSGNIGASGTGSGSATGTIQANAVTAGVSTHNLLASDRLSGMSNWIIDTGASNHVTGSLSCLEDREHIAGRPGGLPNGQQVVSNLMGSVYINDSTILTHVLYVPSLKCNLLSVSQLLSTNAFRFEFDKNSCIIQDHSSRTTIGAGELRDGLYRICSGERPLTVNTVSETGEFNLWHRRLGYPSDKVVFGCLRFAHNKKTKGDKFAKRGRKCLFVGYPSNKKGWKLYDLDTKSYFVSRDVVFYESVFPLASPSTSVPVSDHSLDTLEDLHDDTTNESVHDMVLQPHVHSEPTIEPPSATASTGDPSVEPTGIAAGSGTATNDQVEELGRGRRIKIPISRLRGYVLGTANCNTPYL, encoded by the exons ATGACTGTCACCTCTTACTATGGCAAATTAAGATCGCTTTGGGACTCACTTGTTGTTCACGAGCCCCCTTTCGCGTGTAAGTGCGGCAAATGCGACTGTGGCATTGGTCCAGCCGCTATCAAGCGTCTCGATAATGAGCGCTTACACCAAATTTTCATGGGTCTCGACCCCTCTTTGTATGGCCATATCCGTTCCCAACAATTCCAGCAAGATCCCTTACCCACTCTTAATCGTGCTTACAATATCGTTCTCCAAGAAGAACGCTTACGTACTACCACCGCAACCCCTGATGTCACTGAAGTTGCAGCCTTTCATATGTCATCTCCTGGTTCTAATGTCGACTGGCGTGTCCTACGAGATAAAGAGCATGGGGAACGTCATCAAAAGCTTTGTTCTCACTGTAACACTCGAGGCCATGATATCTCGACTTATTTTTTCAAAACGCTGAAATTTCCTGATTGGTGGGGTGACAGGCCCCGTACCTTGGCCGAATACCGTCGCTCTCGGTCACGAGGTGGTGGTTCAGGCTCGGGGTTTTCTGGTTCAGGCAACATAGGTGCCTCGGGTACAGGCTCGGGTTCTGCTACGGGTACTATTCAGGCTAATGCCGTGACCGCGGGTGTCTCTACTCATAACTTGCTTGCTTCCGATCGTCTCAGTGGTATGTCCAATTGGATAATTGATACAGGAGCCTCCAATCATGTCACGGGTTCCCTGTCGTGTTTGGAGGATCGTGAACACATTGCCGGACGTCCTGGTGGTCTTCCGAATGGCCAACAAGTCGTCTCCAATTTGATGGGTTCGGTTTATATTAATGATTCTACGATTCTAACCCATGTGCTATATGTTCCAAGTTTAAAATGCAACTTACTGTCCGTTTCACAGCTTCTTTCGACTAATGCTTTCCGTTTCGAGTTTGATAAAAATTCTTGTATAATTCAGGACCATTCCTCGAGGACGACGATTGGAGCCGGTGAGCTGCGGGATGGACTGTATCGGATTTGCTCGGGGGAGAGGCCATTGACGGTGAACACGGTGTCCGAGACAGGAGAATTCAATCTGTGGCATCGACGCTTGGGTTATCCGTCTGATAAAGTG GTATTTGGCTGTTTGAGGTTTGCCCATAATAAAAAAACCAAAGGTGATAAATTTGCTAAGAGGGGACGGAAATGTTTGTTTGTGGGATATCCTTCTAATAAGAAAGGGTGGAAATTATATGATCTTGATACCAAATCATATTTTGTATCTCGTGATGTTGTTTTTTATGAGTCCGTGTTTCCACTCGCATCACCATCAACTTCCGTTCCTGTTTCTGATCATTCACTCGACACATTAGAGGATCTCCATGATGATACCACCAATGAGTCCGTACATGATATGGTATTGCAACCACATGTCCATAGTGAGCCCACGATTGAACCTCCTTCCGCTACTGCCTCTACGGGCGACCCCTCTGTTGAGCCCACGGGTATAGCTGCGGGTTCGGGTACTGCAACAAATGACCAGGTTGAGGAGCTTGGTCGAGGACGTCGCATAAAAATTCCGATTTCTCGTCTTCGTGGCTACGTTCTTGGTACCgcaaactgtaatactccgtatttatga